The Pseudomonas protegens genome contains the following window.
GGGCCAGGTCCTGATCGTTCCGATCCAGCACCTGCACCGGCCACAACTCCCGCTCCTCGCCGGCCGCCTTGGCCTTCTTGCCGGCAATGGCCGGGGCTGCACGGACAATGTGCTCGGCGGCGTCGATCACGTGCTGATGACTGCGGTAGTTCTCGCTGAGCATCACCCGCGTGGTGCCCGGGGACGGGAACTCCTTGTTGAACTCGATGAAGTACTTCGGCGAGCTGCCGCGCCAGCCGTAGATCGACTGCCAGTCGTCGCCGACACAGAGCAAGGATGAATGCTGGGCCCCACGCCCCAGGTTCAAGGCCGCGCCACGGCGGCGGATCTCGCGCAGGCTGGCCTTGATCCAGGAAACGATCTGCGGCGAAACATCCTGAAATTCGTCGATCATCAGGTGCGACAACGGCCGCAGGCAGGCATCGCTGAGCAGCTTGAAGTTTTCCGGCGAGCGCTCGCTGAACAGGGCGAACATCCGGTTGTAGCTCATGATCGGCGGCGACTGATCCAACAGGTGGTCTTCCAGGGCTCGCCAGAACAGGCTCAGGGCCTCGAAGAAGAAGCGATCCGGGTCGTCCTGCGCAAAGCTCATGCCGGCCACGGCGTCCCCGACCTCCAGCCCCAGGTTCTCGATAAAGCCGGCTGCCGCAACGAAGCAGTCCAGCAAGGGCGCCGAAGCCAGCTCGCCCTTGACCCGGTAATCAAAGCCCGGCCCCGCACTGACCTGGGCGGAAAAGGCCCCTGACACGCGCTTTGCGCCCTCATAACTATCAAGCCAAATCAATGGCTTACGACAGAAAGCTTGAAACAAGGTGCGCTTTACAGCGCATTCGGCACGCAGCGTCAGCTTGGCCCCGGGCCGGGTAATCTGCGGGCTCTCTCGAGGGTCGAAACCCAGCACGACCCAGGCATCCAGTTCGGCGGCATAACCATGGCAGTAGAAGGTCGAACCGTTGATCTCAAAACTCTGGCGCTTTGGCTCAATCCCCTGAATCGGCCAGGCACCGGCACGCAGCCACAGGTCTTCCACGGTGTCGCACAGCTCTTCGTCGCGCTTGGCGGCCAATTCGGTGACCGCCATGCGCTTTTGCACATCCGGGTGATCGCGTTCCAGCTCCCTCTGCTGCAAGGCGTGGCGCGCCAAGGGCTTCAACGCCAGGCGAAAGCGCTCATCACTGCGATACAGCGCCTGATAACAGGCATTGAGGTGCCGGCGCTGGGCATCGTTGATGCGCAGGTCGAAGGGATTGCTGTCCACGTCCTCCTCGGCACCTTGCGGGCGCTCGCTGAGGTTCTCGAAGGCCTGCAAGCGCTCGAACCCCGGCAGGCTGCGCACCATGGGCAGGATCCGCGAATGGAAGGTGCGCACCAGATCCCGGGCCTCCCGGGGCGCCAGTACCCGTCCCCACAGGGCGAAGACCTCCACCAGCTTGCTGATGAAGTCCTTGCGCGACTCGCGGGTGAAGGTCACCACGGTCATGGAGTCCAGCTCGAATCCCAGGTAATGGCTGAGCAGCAACAGACGCAACACCAGCGACGTCGACTTGCCGGCCCCGGCCCCGGCAATCACCGCCGTGGCCGGTGTGTCGCTGAAGATCATCTTCCACTGCGCGGCGCTGGGCTGGGCCTGGGCCGGCAACAAGCGGGCGACATCGGCCTTGAAGCGCTTCTTCAGTTCTGCAGTCAACGGCAGGCGCCAGTCGTCGAACAACCGGTCATCCACCCCTGGCGGGCGGTGCTCGGTGTTGCGGCTGTCACGGATCAACAGCACCTGGCGGCCTTCTTCCAACCCCTCAAGACGGCCCTCCTTGTAGCCGTATTCCACTCCCGCCGTGTGACCGCTGCGAAAGCCGTCGGCCTGACCGTGCAGCCAGGAGGCCCGATGCTGGGCCCGCAGGCGGTTCAGGCCATGACCGAAGAAACGCGCGGCCAGGCGCTTCAACAAGGGCATCTGGGCCAGGGGCAAAAGCTCGGGGGGCAGATCGGAATTGTGTTGCGACACGCGGACTCCAAGGGGGTGAGGCTGAGCGGTAATGGTCGCCGGATTTATTCCTGGTATCCAGCGAATTGCTTGCAGGTCATTAACTTAAGCGATGAACCGAAGGTTTAACACCAAGATTCCGACAAAATAATCATCTAATTTTACGATTGGATTACGGCATTTTTTGCGCTTTTTATCGATCAATGACTGATAGAAGATGCACGCCATCAACCAACGGTTATCGTTTTTGGCCCGAGTAAAAGGCGCCATGGCGAAGCCTCATGAGGAGACGATCATGCTTGAACTCAGACCCTTCAGCTCCCTGGGCGGCGCACACCACGGCTGGCTGGATGCTCATCACCATTTTTCCTTCGCCCAATACCATGACCCCAAGCGCATGCACTGGGGCAACCTGCGGGTCTGGAACGATGACG
Protein-coding sequences here:
- a CDS encoding UvrD-helicase domain-containing protein, which translates into the protein MSQHNSDLPPELLPLAQMPLLKRLAARFFGHGLNRLRAQHRASWLHGQADGFRSGHTAGVEYGYKEGRLEGLEEGRQVLLIRDSRNTEHRPPGVDDRLFDDWRLPLTAELKKRFKADVARLLPAQAQPSAAQWKMIFSDTPATAVIAGAGAGKSTSLVLRLLLLSHYLGFELDSMTVVTFTRESRKDFISKLVEVFALWGRVLAPREARDLVRTFHSRILPMVRSLPGFERLQAFENLSERPQGAEEDVDSNPFDLRINDAQRRHLNACYQALYRSDERFRLALKPLARHALQQRELERDHPDVQKRMAVTELAAKRDEELCDTVEDLWLRAGAWPIQGIEPKRQSFEINGSTFYCHGYAAELDAWVVLGFDPRESPQITRPGAKLTLRAECAVKRTLFQAFCRKPLIWLDSYEGAKRVSGAFSAQVSAGPGFDYRVKGELASAPLLDCFVAAAGFIENLGLEVGDAVAGMSFAQDDPDRFFFEALSLFWRALEDHLLDQSPPIMSYNRMFALFSERSPENFKLLSDACLRPLSHLMIDEFQDVSPQIVSWIKASLREIRRRGAALNLGRGAQHSSLLCVGDDWQSIYGWRGSSPKYFIEFNKEFPSPGTTRVMLSENYRSHQHVIDAAEHIVRAAPAIAGKKAKAAGEERELWPVQVLDRNDQDLAQRLAEHYRQGDSILMLFRKTSDKLLIEEHISQIVNVDSSLPPSARRLKQLTYHSAKGLQADAVFLLGDCQHLSSSPYKNQVYRQAGLGKDGDAEPYDNAQKDEILRLAYVGITRAVKHCYWYVDPQESAAGNAPKASDRVPRDKPYFRDLRQ